From Paracoccus suum, the proteins below share one genomic window:
- the fdhF gene encoding formate dehydrogenase subunit alpha, whose translation MKDFIIPQDALDPQNSRDLGTPASPSAQLVTLSIDGFAVTVPAGTSVMRAAAEAGIAIPKLCATDSMQAIGSCRLCLVEIDGMRGTPASCTTPVADGMIVHTQSDTVRQLRRGVMELYVSDHPRDLLTSPANGLDDVQTMAAAVGLREVRYTPGANHVAPCGADGQANPLFRAPDTSNPYFTYDPALCIVCMRCVRACDDIQGTFALTVEGRGFDSRIVAGQDQPFLTSDCVSCGACVQACPTGSLLENTVAEIGTPERSIITTCAYCGVGCSFEAQMRGDEVVRMIPYKHGKANRGHSCVKGRFAWGYANHGDRILSPMVREAITDPWRETSWDEAISFAANRMRAIQDEHGRDSVGVITSSRCTNEETYLVQKLARAVLGTNNTDTCARVCHSPTGYGLKTTFGTSAGTHDFDSVEFCDVALVIGANPTDGHPVFASRLRKRLREGAALIVLDPRRIDLLDTPHLGEAHHLALRPGTNVAVLTALAHVIVTEGLIDEAYIRARCDWDEYLAYAEFVSDPARAPEAVAEATGVPADAMRAAARRYAANGASAIYYGLGVTEHSQGSTTVMAIANLAMLTGNIGKPGAGVNPLRGQNNVQGSCDMGSFPHELPGYRHVSDPEARGIYERLWGVTIPDEPGLRIPNMFDAAVAGEFHGLYCQGEDILQSDPDTTHVAAALSAMDCVIVQDLFLNETASYAHVFLPGSTFLEKDGTFTNAERRINRVRKVMAPRNGYGDWEVTQLLANALGGNWNYTHPAQIMDEIAATTPSFAGVSYSLLDAVGSVQWPCNDAAPLGTPMMHGDGFVRGKGQFIHTEYVATDERSGPRFPLLLTTGRVLSQYNVGAQTRRTDNNVWHAEDRLEIHPHDAENRGLKSGDWVRLASRVGATTLRALVTERVAPGVVYTTFHHPTTQANVVTTDNSDWATNCPEYKVTAVQVTPSNGPSDWQEAYAEHAEAARRILAAE comes from the coding sequence ATGAAAGACTTCATCATCCCGCAGGATGCGCTCGATCCGCAAAACAGCCGCGATCTGGGAACGCCCGCCTCGCCCTCGGCCCAGTTGGTCACCCTCAGCATCGACGGCTTTGCCGTGACCGTGCCGGCCGGCACCTCGGTCATGCGCGCCGCGGCCGAGGCCGGGATCGCCATCCCCAAGCTATGTGCGACCGACAGCATGCAGGCTATCGGCTCGTGTCGGCTGTGCCTCGTCGAAATCGACGGCATGCGCGGCACGCCCGCCTCCTGCACGACGCCGGTGGCCGACGGCATGATCGTGCATACTCAGTCAGACACGGTTCGCCAGCTGCGCCGCGGCGTGATGGAACTGTACGTCTCGGACCACCCGCGCGATCTGCTGACCAGCCCGGCCAACGGGCTGGACGACGTGCAGACCATGGCCGCGGCCGTCGGCCTGCGCGAGGTGCGCTATACGCCCGGGGCGAACCATGTCGCGCCCTGCGGCGCAGACGGCCAGGCCAACCCGCTGTTCCGCGCGCCCGACACCTCGAACCCCTATTTTACCTATGACCCCGCGCTGTGTATCGTCTGCATGCGCTGCGTGCGGGCCTGCGATGACATCCAGGGCACTTTTGCCCTGACGGTCGAGGGCCGAGGCTTCGACAGCCGGATCGTCGCCGGGCAGGACCAGCCTTTCCTGACCTCGGACTGCGTGTCCTGCGGGGCCTGCGTGCAGGCCTGCCCCACCGGCTCTCTGCTGGAGAACACAGTCGCCGAGATCGGGACCCCCGAGCGCAGCATCATCACCACCTGCGCCTATTGCGGCGTCGGGTGCAGCTTCGAGGCGCAGATGCGCGGCGACGAGGTCGTGCGCATGATCCCCTACAAGCACGGCAAGGCCAATCGCGGCCACAGCTGCGTCAAGGGCCGCTTTGCCTGGGGCTATGCCAATCACGGCGATCGTATCCTGTCCCCGATGGTGCGCGAGGCGATCACTGACCCTTGGCGCGAGACCAGCTGGGACGAGGCGATCAGCTTTGCCGCGAACCGCATGCGCGCCATCCAGGACGAGCATGGACGCGATTCGGTCGGCGTGATTACCAGCTCGCGCTGCACCAACGAGGAAACCTACCTGGTGCAAAAGCTGGCCCGCGCGGTCCTGGGCACCAACAATACCGACACCTGCGCCCGGGTCTGCCATTCGCCCACCGGTTACGGGCTGAAGACGACCTTCGGCACATCGGCCGGCACGCATGATTTTGACTCGGTCGAGTTCTGCGACGTTGCCCTAGTGATCGGCGCCAATCCGACTGACGGCCATCCGGTGTTCGCGTCGCGCCTGCGCAAGCGGCTGCGCGAGGGGGCGGCGCTGATCGTCCTCGACCCGCGGCGCATCGACCTGCTGGACACGCCGCACCTCGGCGAGGCGCATCACCTCGCACTGCGCCCCGGCACCAACGTGGCCGTGTTGACGGCCCTCGCCCATGTGATCGTGACCGAGGGGCTGATCGACGAAGCCTATATCCGCGCCCGCTGCGACTGGGACGAATACCTCGCCTATGCCGAGTTCGTGTCGGACCCGGCCCGCGCGCCCGAAGCGGTGGCCGAGGCGACCGGGGTTCCGGCCGATGCCATGCGCGCCGCCGCCCGGCGCTACGCCGCGAACGGTGCCTCGGCGATCTATTACGGCCTCGGGGTGACCGAGCACTCCCAAGGCTCGACCACCGTGATGGCGATTGCGAACCTGGCGATGCTGACCGGGAACATCGGCAAGCCGGGCGCCGGGGTGAACCCGCTGCGCGGCCAGAACAACGTCCAGGGCAGCTGCGACATGGGCAGCTTTCCGCATGAGCTGCCCGGCTATCGCCACGTCAGCGACCCGGAGGCGAGGGGCATCTACGAGCGGCTGTGGGGCGTGACCATCCCGGACGAGCCGGGGCTGCGCATTCCCAACATGTTCGACGCTGCCGTCGCCGGCGAGTTCCACGGCCTCTACTGCCAGGGCGAGGACATCCTGCAATCGGACCCCGACACAACCCATGTCGCGGCGGCGCTGTCGGCGATGGACTGCGTGATCGTGCAGGACCTGTTCCTGAACGAGACCGCCAGTTACGCTCATGTGTTCTTGCCGGGCAGCACTTTCTTGGAAAAGGACGGGACCTTTACCAATGCCGAGCGTCGCATCAACCGCGTGCGCAAGGTCATGGCGCCTCGCAACGGCTATGGCGACTGGGAGGTGACGCAACTGCTGGCCAACGCACTGGGCGGTAACTGGAACTACACCCATCCGGCGCAGATCATGGACGAGATCGCGGCCACCACCCCCAGCTTTGCGGGCGTCAGCTATTCGCTGCTGGATGCGGTCGGCTCGGTCCAGTGGCCCTGCAATGATGCTGCGCCGCTCGGCACGCCGATGATGCATGGGGACGGCTTCGTGCGCGGCAAGGGCCAGTTCATCCACACCGAATATGTCGCCACCGACGAGCGCAGCGGGCCGCGTTTCCCGCTGCTGCTGACGACCGGACGCGTACTCTCGCAATATAACGTGGGCGCGCAGACCCGGCGGACCGACAACAACGTCTGGCATGCCGAGGACCGGCTGGAGATTCATCCTCATGACGCCGAGAACCGCGGGCTGAAGTCCGGCGACTGGGTGCGGCTGGCGAGTCGTGTTGGTGCGACGACCCTGCGCGCCCTGGTGACAGAGCGGGTGGCGCCGGGCGTGGTCTACACCACCTTCCACCATCCGACGACGCAGGCGAACGTGGTCACGACCGACAACAGCGACTGGGCGACGAACTGCCCGGAATACAAGGTGACGGCCGTGCAGGTGACCCCTTCGAACGGGCCATCGGACTGGCAGGAGGCTTATGCCGAACATGCCGAGGCCGCGCGCCGCATCCTGGCGGCGGAATAA
- a CDS encoding formate dehydrogenase subunit delta, giving the protein MAAEHDVTAHNDARLVTMANQIATFFASQPAVEPWRAVAAHLNDFWPPNMRARLLEMIAAGGADLRPAVVEAEPLIRRPGAPRVQELAVDPGTPPTRETVEGKPTNSAFAKVPEGSDG; this is encoded by the coding sequence ATGGCGGCTGAGCATGATGTGACGGCGCATAACGACGCCCGGCTGGTGACGATGGCCAACCAGATCGCGACCTTCTTTGCCAGCCAGCCCGCGGTTGAGCCGTGGCGGGCGGTGGCCGCGCATCTGAATGATTTCTGGCCTCCGAACATGCGCGCCCGCCTGCTGGAGATGATCGCGGCCGGCGGCGCGGACCTGCGCCCCGCCGTGGTTGAAGCCGAACCCTTGATCCGCCGTCCCGGCGCGCCGCGCGTGCAGGAACTTGCAGTGGATCCGGGCACGCCGCCGACACGCGAGACGGTAGAGGGCAAACCAACGAACTCGGCCTTCGCCAAGGTGCCGGAGGGGTCAGACGGCTAG
- a CDS encoding cold-shock protein — MATGTVKWFNSTKGFGFIAPDDGGKDVFVHISAVERAGLTGLNDNQKVEYELQSGRDGRASASDLRLL; from the coding sequence ATGGCGACCGGTACCGTAAAATGGTTCAATTCCACCAAGGGCTTCGGCTTTATCGCGCCCGATGATGGCGGCAAGGACGTCTTCGTCCACATCTCGGCCGTCGAGCGCGCTGGCCTGACCGGCCTGAACGACAATCAGAAAGTCGAGTATGAGCTGCAGTCCGGCCGTGACGGCCGTGCCTCGGCTTCGGACCTGCGTCTGCTCTGA
- the thrS gene encoding threonine--tRNA ligase, whose product MSQITLTFPDGASRDYDAGVTAAEVAASIAPSLAKAAISASLDGKHIDLAWPITASGALSINTLKDEAPALELIRHDLAHVMARAVQELWPDVKVTIGPVRDAGWFYDFDRAEPFTPEDLGAIEARMRQIIAAREPVRTELWDRERARAYYEAAGEPFKLELLDRIPEGEDIRMYWHGDWQDLCRGPHLQNTGQLPADAFKLTHVAGAYWLGDASRPMLQRIYGTAFRNRDELKAHMTMLEEAAKRDHRKLGREMDLFHLQEEAPGMVFWHPNGWTIYRTLEDYMRRRLGRAGYKEIRTPQVVDRVLWEKSGHWEAYRENMFIVEVDEEGANEKRINALKPMNCPCHVQVYNQGLKSYRDLPLRLAEFGSCHRYESSGSMHGLMRVRGFVQDDAHIFCTEEQIEAECASFIELLASVYRDLAFDSFDIKLSTRPEIRIGRDEDWDTVEAALENAIKKTGNAYQIDPGEGAFYGPKLDFKLTDAIGREWQCGTFQVDPNLPTRLDAEYVGEDGAKHRPYMLHRAILGSFERFIGILIENYAGKLPLWLAPRQVVVASIVSGADDYVAEVVEALKAAGIRAEADTRNEKINYKVREHSLAKVPAILAIGMKEVEERTVSMRRLDQQGSRTLSLAEAVAALKTEATPPDLR is encoded by the coding sequence ATGTCCCAGATCACCCTCACCTTTCCCGATGGCGCCTCGCGCGACTACGATGCCGGCGTCACCGCCGCCGAAGTCGCGGCCAGCATCGCGCCCAGCCTCGCCAAGGCGGCGATCAGCGCCAGCCTCGATGGCAAGCACATCGACCTCGCCTGGCCGATCACCGCATCGGGGGCGCTGTCGATCAACACGCTCAAGGACGAGGCGCCTGCCCTCGAGCTGATCCGGCACGACCTCGCCCATGTCATGGCCCGCGCGGTCCAGGAGTTGTGGCCCGACGTCAAGGTCACCATCGGCCCGGTGCGTGACGCGGGTTGGTTCTACGACTTTGACCGCGCCGAGCCCTTCACGCCCGAAGACCTCGGGGCAATCGAGGCGCGGATGCGCCAGATCATCGCCGCGCGCGAGCCCGTGCGCACCGAGCTTTGGGATCGCGAGCGCGCCCGCGCCTATTACGAAGCGGCCGGCGAGCCCTTCAAGCTGGAGTTGCTGGACCGGATTCCCGAGGGCGAGGACATCCGCATGTACTGGCACGGCGACTGGCAAGACCTGTGCCGCGGCCCGCACTTGCAAAACACCGGCCAGCTGCCGGCCGACGCGTTCAAGCTGACCCATGTCGCCGGCGCCTACTGGCTGGGCGATGCCAGCCGGCCGATGTTGCAACGCATCTATGGCACCGCCTTTCGCAACCGCGACGAGCTGAAGGCGCATATGACCATGCTGGAGGAGGCCGCCAAGCGCGACCACCGCAAGCTGGGCCGTGAGATGGACCTTTTCCACCTGCAGGAAGAGGCGCCGGGCATGGTGTTCTGGCACCCCAACGGCTGGACCATCTACCGCACGCTCGAGGATTACATGCGCCGACGTCTCGGCCGCGCGGGCTACAAGGAAATCCGCACGCCGCAGGTTGTCGACCGCGTGCTGTGGGAAAAATCAGGCCACTGGGAGGCCTATCGCGAGAACATGTTCATCGTCGAGGTGGACGAGGAAGGCGCAAACGAAAAGCGCATCAACGCGCTGAAGCCGATGAACTGCCCCTGCCACGTGCAGGTTTATAATCAGGGCCTGAAATCCTATCGCGACCTGCCGCTGCGGCTGGCCGAATTCGGCTCGTGCCACCGCTACGAGAGCAGCGGCTCGATGCACGGGCTGATGCGGGTCCGCGGCTTCGTTCAGGACGACGCGCACATCTTCTGCACCGAGGAGCAGATCGAGGCCGAATGCGCGTCATTCATCGAGCTGCTGGCCTCGGTCTATCGCGACCTCGCGTTCGACAGCTTCGATATCAAGCTGTCCACGCGCCCGGAAATCCGCATCGGCCGCGACGAGGACTGGGACACGGTCGAAGCGGCCCTCGAAAACGCCATCAAGAAGACCGGCAACGCTTATCAGATCGACCCCGGCGAGGGCGCGTTCTACGGGCCGAAGCTGGATTTCAAGCTGACCGACGCCATCGGACGCGAATGGCAGTGCGGCACCTTCCAGGTCGATCCCAACCTGCCCACGCGCCTCGATGCCGAATATGTCGGCGAGGATGGTGCCAAGCACCGCCCCTACATGCTCCACCGCGCGATCCTGGGATCGTTCGAGCGGTTCATCGGCATCCTAATCGAGAACTATGCCGGCAAGCTGCCCCTGTGGCTGGCGCCGCGCCAGGTGGTGGTCGCCTCGATCGTCTCGGGGGCGGATGACTATGTGGCCGAGGTGGTCGAGGCGCTGAAAGCGGCCGGAATCCGGGCCGAGGCGGACACCCGCAACGAGAAGATCAACTACAAGGTGCGCGAACATTCGCTCGCCAAGGTGCCCGCGATCCTCGCCATCGGCATGAAGGAGGTCGAGGAGCGGACCGTTTCGATGCGCCGCCTGGACCAGCAGGGCAGCCGCACCTTGTCGCTCGCGGAGGCCGTCGCGGCCCTGAAAACTGAGGCGACGCCGCCTGATCTGCGGTGA
- a CDS encoding alpha/beta fold hydrolase, translating into MTEFLKTPQGRRLAYLRQAGQGPGLVFLHGFNSDMRGTKGQVLADWAATQGRAFLRLDLSGHGESGGNIPDFGLSDWREDVLAVLDALTEGPQVLVGSSLGGWLALLVARSLPQRIAGVVTAAAAPDFTRRMEAEFTAADRAMLKDKGHVSRASDYGDDYVFSHHLLDQGRKESILDRPLQISAPVRMLYGTADADVPMADQLTLLDHIDGPDVRLTKIKGADHRLSDPVSLSLLVAAVADV; encoded by the coding sequence ATGACCGAGTTTCTGAAGACGCCGCAGGGACGCCGGCTGGCCTATCTGCGGCAGGCGGGCCAGGGGCCGGGGCTCGTCTTTCTGCACGGTTTCAACAGTGACATGCGCGGGACCAAGGGTCAGGTGCTGGCGGATTGGGCCGCGACGCAAGGCCGTGCCTTCCTGCGTCTCGATCTGTCGGGGCATGGCGAAAGCGGCGGCAACATTCCCGATTTCGGCCTGTCCGACTGGCGCGAGGATGTCCTTGCCGTGCTCGACGCGCTGACCGAGGGGCCGCAGGTTTTGGTCGGTAGCTCGCTCGGCGGCTGGCTGGCGCTGCTGGTGGCGCGCAGCCTGCCGCAGCGGATCGCAGGGGTCGTGACGGCCGCAGCCGCGCCGGATTTCACCCGGCGGATGGAGGCGGAGTTTACCGCCGCAGATCGCGCCATGCTGAAAGACAAGGGCCATGTCAGCCGGGCGAGCGACTATGGCGATGACTACGTCTTCTCGCACCACTTGCTGGATCAGGGCCGGAAGGAGTCAATCCTGGATCGCCCGTTGCAGATCAGCGCGCCGGTCAGGATGCTGTATGGCACCGCGGATGCCGACGTGCCGATGGCCGACCAACTCACCCTGCTGGACCACATCGACGGGCCGGATGTCAGGCTGACGAAGATCAAGGGCGCCGACCACCGGCTTTCTGATCCCGTTAGTTTGTCGCTGCTGGTCGCTGCTGTCGCAGACGTCTGA
- a CDS encoding pyridoxamine 5'-phosphate oxidase family protein: MAEKRDNEDRQELPPAEQRAQFWKRLEGINAGMLGATSDLKLVPMSHTADPDQHALWFITAAGTHLVEQTEGGAQDALYVVAEGSGKLYARIEGKLERSGDQAKLDEIWNTVAASWFEDGKQDPDVRLLKLAISRAEVWTTTGGLGFLYELAKNKLTGAEPDMGEHFFVE; encoded by the coding sequence ATGGCCGAGAAGCGCGACAACGAAGACCGCCAGGAGCTACCACCGGCCGAGCAGCGCGCCCAGTTCTGGAAGCGGCTCGAGGGCATCAATGCCGGGATGCTCGGCGCGACTTCGGACCTGAAGCTGGTGCCGATGTCGCACACGGCCGACCCCGACCAGCACGCGCTGTGGTTTATCACTGCCGCCGGCACCCATCTGGTCGAACAGACCGAGGGCGGCGCGCAGGACGCGTTGTATGTGGTCGCCGAAGGCTCGGGCAAGCTCTACGCCCGGATCGAGGGCAAGCTGGAGCGGTCAGGCGATCAGGCCAAGCTGGACGAGATATGGAACACAGTCGCCGCCAGCTGGTTCGAGGATGGCAAGCAGGACCCCGACGTGCGACTGCTGAAACTGGCGATCTCGCGGGCCGAGGTTTGGACCACGACCGGCGGCCTCGGCTTTCTCTATGAGCTCGCCAAGAACAAGCTGACTGGTGCCGAGCCGGACATGGGCGAGCATTTCTTCGTCGAGTGA
- the phaZ gene encoding polyhydroxyalkanoate depolymerase, with protein MARYDAMEAARNTSEWMGASARALGSYPAFALAPVPMFKMLAAWGAVTERSFARMAIKPDWNLPPIIGPEGQDHIVYVEPRLRRPFGDLVHFRVARREPMTRRILLVAPMSGHYATLLRSTVASLLPDAEVYITDWHNARDIPVSEGKFDVEDYTRYLTDFIADLAADGPINVVAVCQPAPLALAATALLADEAPELLPRSLILIGGPIDPDAKATEVTDFGNRITMGELEHLVIQQVGFKHRGAGRMVYPGLAQLTSFIAMNAATHTKAFTDQIFAEARGDATPYDRHNKFYDEYLAVMDMTAEFYLSTVGRIFKGLELAHNRFTVEGKPVDLGRIRDTWVMTVEGAEDDISAPGQCVAALELCSGLPAERKAQHLEPGAGHYGIFAGKSWRLNIRPLVLDFMDEAAGTKAPRRRKRASASAVAASADAPSPSRKLAV; from the coding sequence ATGGCTCGCTATGACGCCATGGAAGCGGCGCGAAACACCAGCGAATGGATGGGGGCCTCGGCTCGCGCCCTCGGCAGCTACCCCGCCTTCGCCCTCGCCCCCGTACCGATGTTCAAGATGCTCGCCGCCTGGGGCGCCGTCACCGAACGCAGCTTTGCACGAATGGCGATCAAGCCCGACTGGAACCTGCCGCCGATCATCGGCCCCGAGGGGCAGGACCACATCGTCTATGTCGAGCCGCGCCTGCGCCGCCCGTTCGGCGATTTGGTGCATTTCCGCGTCGCCCGGCGCGAGCCGATGACGCGCCGCATCCTGCTGGTCGCGCCCATGTCGGGCCATTATGCGACGCTGTTGCGCTCGACCGTTGCGTCGCTGCTGCCCGACGCCGAGGTCTATATCACCGACTGGCACAATGCCCGTGACATCCCGGTCAGCGAGGGCAAGTTCGACGTCGAGGATTACACCCGCTACCTGACCGACTTCATTGCCGATCTGGCCGCGGACGGCCCGATCAACGTTGTCGCCGTCTGCCAGCCCGCGCCCTTGGCCTTGGCCGCCACCGCGCTGTTGGCCGACGAGGCGCCGGAGTTGCTGCCTCGCAGCCTGATCCTGATCGGCGGCCCGATCGATCCCGACGCCAAGGCAACCGAGGTGACTGATTTCGGCAACCGCATCACCATGGGCGAGCTCGAGCATCTTGTCATCCAGCAGGTCGGCTTCAAGCATCGCGGCGCGGGTCGGATGGTCTATCCGGGTCTGGCACAACTGACCTCGTTCATCGCCATGAACGCGGCGACGCACACCAAGGCCTTTACCGATCAGATCTTTGCCGAGGCGCGCGGCGATGCGACGCCCTATGACCGGCATAACAAGTTCTACGACGAATACCTGGCCGTGATGGACATGACGGCCGAGTTCTACCTCTCGACGGTCGGCCGTATCTTCAAAGGGCTGGAACTGGCGCACAACCGCTTTACCGTCGAAGGCAAGCCGGTCGATCTGGGGCGCATCCGCGATACTTGGGTGATGACAGTTGAGGGGGCCGAGGACGACATCTCGGCGCCGGGCCAGTGCGTCGCGGCGCTGGAGCTGTGCAGCGGCCTGCCGGCCGAGCGCAAGGCCCAGCACCTCGAGCCGGGCGCCGGGCATTACGGTATCTTCGCGGGCAAGAGCTGGCGGTTGAACATCCGCCCGCTGGTTCTCGACTTCATGGACGAGGCAGCCGGCACCAAGGCACCCCGACGTCGCAAAAGGGCCTCGGCCTCTGCTGTTGCCGCCTCGGCGGATGCCCCCTCACCCTCGCGCAAGCTGGCGGTCTAA